A region from the Thermoplasmatales archaeon genome encodes:
- a CDS encoding acyl-CoA thioesterase YbgC encodes MPEHKSTVELQLRYGDMDTLGHVNNAVYLTYFELGRIDLLKKHDLLNNLDEINFVIARAEIDYRKAITLFSNPVLETYIGKTGNTSVSFEHVIYEKGSGDIYCEGRTVAVFLRNGKKENVPDAIRAISNGHAGAML; translated from the coding sequence ATGCCGGAACATAAATCCACGGTTGAACTGCAACTCAGGTACGGGGACATGGACACTCTTGGGCATGTCAACAACGCCGTATACCTGACTTACTTCGAACTTGGGAGGATCGATCTCCTGAAAAAGCACGATCTCCTGAATAACCTGGACGAGATCAATTTTGTCATAGCCAGAGCTGAGATAGATTACAGGAAGGCTATAACACTCTTCTCCAACCCGGTTCTGGAGACTTACATTGGCAAAACAGGAAATACCAGCGTATCATTTGAACACGTCATTTACGAGAAGGGTTCAGGCGACATTTACTGCGAAGGCAGGACCGTAGCCGTGTTTCTCCGGAATGGTAAAAAAGAGAACGTTCCGGATGCCATCAGGGCGATATCTAATGGTCACGCCGGAGCCATGCTGTAA